In one window of Chiloscyllium punctatum isolate Juve2018m chromosome 11, sChiPun1.3, whole genome shotgun sequence DNA:
- the ccr6a gene encoding C-C chemokine receptor type 6a: MDYIYDNYGYFEYNSTFDYNGMEFLCTMNDTRKFTWVFIPVLYSIITAAGVIGNGLVVLTYSLYKKVKSMTDMYLMNLAIADILFVVTLPFWAANEANGWIFKDIGCKVLKGMYSVNFYSGMLLLAVISIDRYIAIVHATKSFNYRGKALIYSKIICVVIWLSGIVVSLPTFIFSEMYKFQTTGEYICDIRYPKNYSSIGKMIAPTIQLTLGFFIPLLIMVFCYSLIINTLIQARNFQRHKAFRVVLAVVIAFVFCQVPYNVIVLYETSVKTDKCDLHKQMTIVRTVAQSLAFLHCCLNPVLYAFIGVKFRFYFTKIIRDIWCLSKRYMTFRHSPSRRTSETFVSKRTSDFDIDNPSSFTV; encoded by the coding sequence ATGGATTACATTTACGACAACTATGGTTACTTTGAATACAACAGTACTTTTGATTATAACGGCATGGAATTCTTGTGTACAATGAATGATACCAGGAAATTTACATGGGTGTTTATTCCAGTTTTGTATTCAATCATCACTGCAGCAGGCGTTATTGGCAATGGTTTGGTTGTGTTAACCTATTCCCTTTACAAGAAGGTGAAGTCTATGACTGACATGTACCTAATGAATTTGGCTATAGCCGATATACTGTTTGTAGTTACTTTACCATTCTGGGCTGCAAATGAAGCAAATGGATGGATCTTCAAGGACATTGGATGTAAAGTTCTCAAGGGGATGTACAGCGTCAACTTCTACAGTGGGATGTTGTTGCTAGCTGTTATTAGTATTGATCGATATATTGCTATCGTTCATGCAACTAAGTCCTTCAATTACAGAGGAAAGGCACTGATTTACAGTAAAATTATTTGTGTAGTTATCTGGCTATCTGGAATTGTTGTATCCCTGCCAACATTTATTTTTAGTGAAATGTACAAGTTTCAAACAACTGGAGAATATATATGTGATATCAGGTACCCTAAAAACTATTCAAGTATTGGTAAAATGATTGCTCCAACAATACAACTTACACTGGGGTTTTTTATACCTCTTTTAATCATGGTTTTCTGTTATTCATTAATAATTAACACACTTATCCAAGCCAGAAACTTCCAAAGGCATAAGGCATTTCGAGTTGTATTGGCAGTAGTGATAGCATTTGTCTTCTGCCAAGTGCCATACAATGTCATTGTACTTTATGAAACTTCAGTTAAAACAGACAAGTGTGACCTACACAAACAAATGACCATTGTGCGTACAGTAGCACAATCTTTGGCCTTTTTACATTGCTGTCTAAACCCTGTTCTCTATGCATTTATTGGTGTTAAGTTCCGGTTTTATTTTACAAAAATTATTCGAGATATCTGGTGTTTAAGCAAAAGGTACATGACATTTCGCCACAGCCCATCCAGGCGTACCAGTGAAACATTTGTGTCAAAGCGCACTTCTGATTTTGATATTGACAACCCATCATCTTTTACGGTATGA